The following proteins come from a genomic window of Plutella xylostella chromosome 22, ilPluXylo3.1, whole genome shotgun sequence:
- the LOC105391359 gene encoding PDZ and LIM domain protein Zasp isoform X2 — translation MSDATDMTAMPSPGNTESIIQSLCSQQKMAETAVTSSQQMISSQQVSCSEQISTEQQMQIMSSSHQVTSGQQMMSRQQVSSSQQMSSSQQMSEMHMTSSSYGMVSAATTTAQTQALVQTMARPDAGTVQAYSEHKSEKQASTMYQSQTSQPIQNTYESRPAESEQSIKTEKAFVEEQSYVTKSEQIVCSSSNGQTRVEKSADNEKIETTAKQALQEKPPEPKENISTEIKTKETTANEYKISESRKESFSATTTKESAVFETKSQLNESDVAAAMKPSSEIPNTIPRGFVANMIDGLTTASDRPFSPLPAPVAPSIDSSFNEPAPVAPPSQPAEPVEVTPPTIQPPQLPPAPSPMFAPQPKRGVSPIPPLKAYNPPEKKDEPIPMPPETQPYIPPDFKIIIEPKVSKAERDAASSPMVDALTTAPERPFTPVRTAMLLERGSLKDALTTAPERSYSPLPFNVTSQTSQVSTSMQSSTVQSTSSQIIRPIATQTTTQTIEQVHSEFSTMQNTCKLQSSSDMSAFRPVAGRQVFPPPQPEDFCKLANFPPISNELKTSFEKATKANQQSVISGPQVFKGMTETKSNFEKSSQMRKDKTLAESKSSQMRQETTMAESNSFQSSSVSTTSMNTQVFSSVKTAQSFFEQLDKKEEMSSVAVRSKAGLHKPDSIPTYQKNFDQLLSQRGITPEVCNAPAILQRPVTPTTDPPARPRDRSQEPRAAAPQPPPPAPKPAKQPFEQPPVYFHKDSTPISMTFQPVNDESLLRISPSRSRPNTPSMINKPAPIIPHYQMNLIGVEHLAPDTNMCYTPSSPEGSRSPTPKPRSKSPAQGPPPNPLKAQAPRIKESTPQRNTTQSLLTKATHNLRKEHEMAQKGFQSNIEVFNASGAKNWGQTQPSIVQEQRMSNVGYSSENYEKGDLKIKEDSMLNQNYGQRQMQSHDVTEYGNTTVQSTRKTFEEFETRQSAQVIEIRKGGSSTASNQQIDCNIRPSTINPKQVFPPPVLSAPASQQSSSVSSNQNVTSSRETVQPHPMTSGANQGPVCDPTPSTGPSVGAQGRGKAFGVSSAPKRGRGVLNKAALPGSRVPLCGSCNGNIS, via the exons CCCGGAAACACAGAATCTATCATCCAATCTCTTTGCTCCCAACAAAAGATGGCCGAAACGGCAGTGACGTCAAGCCAACAAATGATATCAAGCCAACAAGTATCGTGCTCCGAACAGATATCAACCGAGCAACAGATGCAGATTATGTCTTCTAGCCATCAAGTGACGTCTGGTCAGCAGATGATGTCTAGACAACAAGTGTCGAGTAGCCAACAGATGTCGTCTAGCCAGCAGATGAGTGAGATGCACATGACGAGTTCTTCCTACGGGATGGTATCAGCCGCCACCACCACGGCGCAGACACAGGCGCTCGTGCAGACCATGGCACGGCCGGACGCCGGCACCGTGCAGGCCTACTCCGAACACAAGTCGGAGAAACAAGCGTCCACCATGTATCAGTCACAGACGAGCCAACCGATACAAAACACCTACGAATCACGGCCCGCCGAAAGCGAACAGTCCATTAAAACTGAAAAAGCCTTCGTAGAAGAACAATCGTATGTCACCAAATCTGAACAAATCGTGTGCTCAAGCTCTAATGGACAAACTAGGGTGGAAAAGAGCGCAGATAATGAGAAAATTGAAACTACCGCTAAACAAGCATTACAAGAAAAACCACCTGAGCCAAAGGAAAATATAAgcactgaaataaaaacaaaagaaacaaccgcaaatgaatataaaatatcgGAATCCCGAAAAGAGAGCTTTTCAGCTACTACTACCAAAGAGTCCGCTGTATTTGAGACTAAATCTCAATTAAACGAAAGCGATGTGGCTGCCGCTATGAAACCCTCTAGCGAAATACCGAACACTATCCCTCGCGGCTTTGTGGCCAATATGATTGATGGCCTCACTACTGCTTCTGATAGGCCGTTTTCACCATTGCCAGCTCCAGTTGCCCCATCGATAGATTCGTCTTTCAATGAGCCCGCGCCCGTCGCCCCTCCCTCCCAGCCGGCTGAACCAGTAGAAGTTACTCCTCCAACGATTCAACCCCCACAACTACCCCCGGCGCCCTCGCCAATGTTCGCCCCCCAACCCAAGCGAGGTGTATCTCCGATACCACCTTTGAAAGCATATAACCCACCTGAAAAGAAAGACGAACCGATCCCTATGCCTCCCGAAACACAGCCGTATATCCCCCctgattttaaaataataatagagcCAAAGGTGTCGAAAGCGGAGCGCGACGCGGCGTCGTCTCCGATGGTGGACGCGCTGACCACGGCGCCCGAGCGGCCCTTCACCCCCGTGCGCACAGCCATGCTGTTAGAAAGGGGCTCGCTTAAAGACGCCCTCACCACAGCACCAGAAAGATCATACAGCCCACTACCCTTCAACGTAACTAGCCAGACTAGCCAAGTTTCCACGTCTATGCAGTCTTCAACAGTGCAATCCACTTCCTCTCAAATTATAAGACCCATTGCAACTCAAACTACGACTCAAACGATCGAACAAGTCCATTCTGAATTTTCCACAATGCAGAATACTTGTAAATTGCAATCATCTTCTGATATGTCGGCGTTCCGGCCCGTGGCTGGCCGCCAGGTTTTCCCTCCTCCGCAGCCAGAGGATTTCTGCAAACTCGCCAACTTTCCTCCGATCAGCAATGAGTTAAAAACTAGTTTCGAAAAAGCTACCAAAGCCAATCAACAATCAGTTATATCAGGCCCACAAGTTTTCAAAGGTATGACTGAAACCAAATCCAACTTCGAAAAATCTTCTCAAATGAGAAAGGATAAGACTCTTGCTGAATCAAAATCGTCTCAAATGAGACAGGAAACAACCATGGCTGAATCCAATTCTTTCCAAAGTTCTTCAGTTTCTACCACCAGTATGAACACTCAAGTATTTTcttctgttaaaacagctcAAAGTTTCTTTGAACAGCTCGATAAGAAAGAAGAGATGTCATCTGTTGCTGTGAGGTCAAAAGCCGGCTTACACAAGCCCGATAGTATTCCGACCTATCAGAAAAACTTTGATCAGCTGTTATCGCAGAGAGGGATAACTCCGGAGGTGTGCAACGCGCCGGCCATCCTGCAGCGGCCGGTGACGCCGACCACCGacccccccgcgcgcccccgcgACCGCTCCCAGgagccccgcgccgccgcgccgcaacCACCACCCCCGGCACCGAAGCCAGCTAAACAACCTTTCGAACAGCCCCCAGTATACTTCCACAAAGATTCCACCCCAATCTCTATGACGTTTCAACCTGTAAACGACGAATCTCTTCTACGAATCTCTCCATCTCGTAGCCGTCCAAACACACCCAGCATGATCAACAAACCGGCCCCTATCATTCCGCACTACCAGATGAACTTGATCGGAGTTGAGCACCTCGCTCCTGACACCAACATGTGCTACACGCCGTCCAGCCCCGAGGGCAGCCGCTCGCCCACGCCCAAGCCCCGGTCCAAGTCCCCGGCGCAGGGACCACCACCAAACCCCTTAAAGGCTCAAGCACCAAGAATCAAGGAAAGCACTCCCCAAAGAAACACAACCCAGTCTTTACTTACGAAGGCAACTCACAACCTTCGAAAAGAACACGAAATGGCACAGAAGGGCTTCCAGAGCAACATAGAGGTTTTCAATGCGTCAGGCGCAAAGAATTGGGGACAAACTCAGCCTTCAATTGTTCAAGAACAAAGAATGTCTAATGTTGGCTACTCGTCTGAAAATTACGAGAAGGGTGACTTAAAAATAAAGGAGGACTCAATGCTAAATCAGAATTACGGGCAAAGGCAAATGCAATCACATGACGTGACCGAATATGGCAACACAACGGTCCAGTCCACCAGAAAGACCTTCGAGGAATTCGAAACTAGACAGTCCGCTCAAGTCATCGAAATTCGCAAAGGGGGTTCATCCACTGCATCCAATCAGCAAATCGACTGTAACATTCGCCCCTCCACTATTAACCCGAAGCAAGTGTTTCCGCCACCTGTCCTGAGTGCTCCGGCTTCCCAACAGAGTTCATCTGTTAGTTCTAACCAGAATGTAACCTCTAGTCGTGAGACTGTTCAACCACATCCTATGACTTCTGGTGCTAACCAAGGTCCAGTGTGTGATCCTACCCCGTCGACAGGTCCCAGTGTAGGGGCTCAAGGCCGCGGCAAGGCGTTCGGAGTGTCGTCGGCGCCCaagcgcgggcgcggcgtgcTCAACAAGGCAGCGCTGCCCGGCTCGCGCGTGCCTCTGTGCGGCTCCTGCAATGGCAACATTAG CTAA